The following coding sequences lie in one Sorghum bicolor cultivar BTx623 chromosome 6, Sorghum_bicolor_NCBIv3, whole genome shotgun sequence genomic window:
- the LOC8070965 gene encoding basic proline-rich protein isoform X4, with protein sequence MAIVALPGAGRRGVGAGRRGGGREHERGQFSAPNRRAGEFPARPGARCHETEARENRRERGDLPAPPISSPAPPISSPALLQSLPLLIPEAPPAGPAPPPAGPAPPLLLQVRPLLFPDVPPLPCSSSTGTLPHRPPQVPKEESTWASAKCVGRY encoded by the exons ATGGCCATAGTCGCGCTTCCAGGCGCTGGGCGGCGCGGAGTCGGCGCTGGGCGGCGCGGAGGCGGGCGCGAGCACGAGCGCGGCCAATTTAGCGCGCCAAATCGGAGAGCGGGAGAATTTCCCGCGCGGCCAGGCGCGCGCTGCCACGAAACGGAGGCGCGGGAGAATAGAAGGGAGCGCGGCGACCTCCCTGCTCCTCCAATCTCTTCCCCTGCTCCTCCAATCTCTTCCCCTGCTCTCCTCCAATCTCTTCCCCTGCTCATCCCCGAGGCGCCCCCCGCtggtcctgctcctcctcccgcCGGTCCTGCTCCTCCCCTGCTCCTCCAAGTTCGTCCCCTGCTCTTCCCCGACGTGCCGCCGCTGCCCTGCTCGTCCTCGACTGGAACACTTCCCCACCGGCCACCCCAAGTCCCCAAG GAAGAGAGTACATGGGCTTCAGCGAAATGTGTCGGCCGATACTAG